AACAGCGGCCCGTATTCTTAACCTGGGTGAGGGAGAAGTCTCAGTTACTTTGGTGAACGATGAGGAAATCAGGGAATTAAACCGTCAATACAGGAACAAAGACCGGCCGACAGATGTCCTGTCCTTTCCCATGTATGAAGCAGAAGAATGGCCACACGTGCTTAAGACGGGTGAGTACCTGATGCTGGGTGACATCATTATTTCTGTGCCCCGCGCCCGGGCACAGGCCGAAGAACTGGGTCATTCGTTTGAACGGGAGCTGGGCTTTCTCCTCGTGCATGGCTTATTGCACCTTGTTGGTTATGACCATCAGGATGAAGAAAGTGCCCAGCGTATGTTTCAGAAACAAGAAGATATATTAAGTGCACATCGCTTATTCAGGTGAGGACCATGCCCCAGGCGAAGCAAACCAAAAGATTGTCCCAAAGCTTTAAATATGCCTTCCAGGGCATCGCCTATGTCTTAGCCAGCCAGCGGAATATGAAAATTCATTTCGCCGCAGCCGTCGTTATTTTGATCTTATCCTTCGGTTTAGATGTTTCTGCATCCCAGTTTATCTGGGTTATTTTTTCTATTTTTTTTGTATTATGCATGGAAACACTAAATACAGCCATAGAACGGACTGTGGATTTGGTGACGACGGACTACCATCCTTTAGCCAAGCTGGCCAAAGACATTGCAGCGGGAGTGGTCTTGTTTGCTACTCTGTTTGCTGTGGTAACGGGACTGGTTGTCTTTACTGAGCCTTTATTGTCTATAGCAGAGATTCAACTGCCCTTCCCCATTGAGCATATGATCATCGTACTGATATTATGCTTTCTGGCTGCTGTGTTTCTCTTCAGCATTGGGCAAGGCAGGAGAAAAGTAAGAAAGGCAGGGAAAAAAGATGGATAAAGGCCAATTGATTGCCCAAGCTAGAGCTGCCCGCCAAAAGGCTTATGCTCCTTATTCAGGATTTCCAGTTGGAGCAGCGCTGCTTACGGCTTCTGGAAAAGTAGTATGGGGTTGCAATATTGAAAACGCATCGTATGGCTTAACCAATTGCGCTGAGCGCACAGCTGTCTTTAAGGCGGTTTCAGAAGCCGAAAAGGAGGCAGACCGCACATTTCTAGCTATTGCTGTGATTGCTGACACCGATCGCCCCGTTGCCCCGTGCGGAGCCTGCCGCCAGGTGTTGGCTGAATTTTGTAAGCCGGATATGCCGGTCTATCTTGCCAATGTTAAAGGTGAACAGCTGGAGACAACAGTGGGGGAACTGCTCCCCAATTATTTCAGCCAACTTGATCTTCAAAAGAAATAGAAAGGAGGATGGTCAGCCTATGAGTGAAGGTACTTTTCGTTCTGGATTTGTGGCTCTGATTGGCCGTCCCAATGTGGGCAAATCGACGCTGATGAATCAAATCATTGGTCATAAAGTGGCCATTATGTCTGACAAACCCCAAACCACCCGCAATAAGATTCAGGGCATTTATACTTCGGCCGAAGGGCAAATTATTTTTGTGGATACCCCTGGCATTCACAAGCCCAGAACCAAACTGGGTGATTACATGGTTAACGTCGCCCAGAACACCTTGAGAGAAGTCGATCTGATTCTGTTTCTGGTCGATGCCAAAGAGGGCTTAGGACCTGGGGATCAATGGATTATCAATCACCTTAAAGATGTCAGCACACCTGTTTTTCTGGTTATTAATAAAATTGATCTGGTTCATCCCGATGAGCTTTTACCATTGATTACCCGTTACGTAGAACTATATGATTTTAAAGAGGTCATTCCTGTTTCTGCTTTGCAAGGCAACAATGTGAGCCGTCTGATGGAACAAATTTTCCGCTATTTGCCCGAGGGGCCGCAATATTATCCTAGTGATCAGGTGACGGACCATCCTGAGCGGTTTATCGTTGCCGAATTAATCCGGGAAAAGGTGCTCCAACTCACCCATGAGGAAATACCCCATTCCATTGCTGTCGATATTGAAGAAATGAAGCAGCGGGACGGCAGGGGCACGGTGTTCATCTCGGCTGTGATCTACACTGAACGGGATTCGCAGAAAAAAATTGTGATCGGCAAACAGGGACGGATGTTAAAAGAGATTGGTACCCGGGCCAGACAAGAGATCGAAGCCTTATTAGGAAGCAAAATTTATCTTGATCTATGGGTTAAAGTGAAGAAGGATTGGCGCAACAAGATGAGTCAGCTGCGTCTGTTTGGTTACCATGAACGGGAATACTCATAAGGAATATGAATTGTTAATGATTTCATGGCATAGGGGAATACGGGTGAGTTATGCTAAGGGTAGCAGGGGGTTTTTGTGTTAAGCAAGGATCGACAGAAGAGAGGAGAGCACTGCCATGCGCCAATTTTCCTGGAACGTCTTTGCGGCTACGGGCAATATTGAAGCTTATCTTTTGTATAAGGAATATGAACTGTTCAACAAAAGGCAAGACCAAAACAGCAAGCTTTTGCCAGAGGATAAGACAGACGAAGAAGCGAAACTGATGTGAGTACCTGTGCTCCAAACGGCAAGACAATGAGGGATGACCCCCGCTCATGACCAAAAAGCAGGTGGCAGACGATGCTGTTAAAAACGGAAGGCATTGTGATACGTTCCAAAGACTATGGTGAAGCAAACAAGATTATTACGTTATATACTAAAAATTATGGAAAACTCTCCTTAATGGCCAGAGGGGCGAAAAAACCAAAAAGTCGCCTCTCTTCTATTTCCCAGTTGTTTACCTACGGCCATTATTTATTTTTCCGCGGTTCTCCACGGACAATGGGAACGCTGTCTCAAGGTGAGCGTCTGGATTCCTTTAGGGGGTTGCGGCAAGATCTGGCCAAAACAGCCTATGCGGCTTATGTAGCGGAACTTGTTGACAAGCTGATAGACGAAGAAGAACAACCGCATAGTCTGTTCAGTTTGCTGTTAACCATCCTAAAATTTTTAGATGAAGGAAAAGACCCTGAGATTTTGGCCCGCTTATTTGAATTAAAAATATTGGTCATGGCCGGCTATAAACCAGAAGTGGACAGGTGTGTGGTTTGTCACAGCGTTAAAGGCCCTTTTGCGTTTAGCGTCAAGGAAGGAGGGTTTCTTTGCCAACGCTGCCATCACGCCGATCCACAAGCGCTTCGCCCCAAAGACAATACCCTTAAATTGATGCGGTTTTTGTATCATTTTGACCCTTCCCGTTTGGGTGAAATCAACGTAAAACCTGAAACAAAAGCTGAGCTGCGCCACGTGATGTGGCTGTTCATGGATCACCATACGCCGCTACGTCTTAAGTCCCGACACTTCCTGGAACAAATGGGTCAATTTTGGAAATAAATTGACATACCGATCAGAAATCAGTATGATATTTATCAGTAAAGTGGATTGAAAACATACATATGGAAGCCTGCGATGAAGGAAGTGGCGCTCCCGAGCATGGCCGGAAAAAGAGGATGGGTGAGGCGCCTGGCGATGCCTGGCAGTGCTTCCCATCAAGTAGGGTGGAACCGCGGGAAAACTCTCGTCCCTAGTCTTTTGGACTAGGTATGAGGGTTTTTATTTTGTTCATGATAGTGGAGGTGTGCGAGATGAATGTTCAAGACATGATTCTGACCTTGCAGCAATTTTGGGGCAAGCACAATTGCATCATTGCCCAGCCCTATGATGTGGAAAAGGGTGCGGGAACGATGAATCCCATGACTTTTTTGCGCTGCATCGGCCCTGAACCGTGGAATGTGGCCTATGTGGAACCCTCCAGACGGCCTGTAGACGGCCGCTACGGGGAGAATCCCAACCGTTTATATCAGCACCATCAATTTCAAGTGATTATGAAACCGTCTCCTGATCATATTCAAGAGCTATACCTGGATAGTTTAAAAGCCTTGGGCATCGAACCGGCCCAGCATGATATCCGCTTCGTGGAAGACAACTGGGAAGCCCCAACCCTGGCTGCTTCAGGCTTGGGCTGGGAAGTGTGGTTGGACGGAATGGAAATCACCCAGTTTACCTATTTTCAGCAAATCGGCGGACTGGAAGCGAAGCCCGTCTCAGTTGAAATCACCTATGGTCTCGAAAGGTTAGCTTCTTACCTTCAAGACAAGGAAAATGTGTTTGATCTGGAATGGGTGAATGGCATTACCTATCGGGACATTTTCCTGCAGCCGGAGTATGAGCATTCCAAATACACCTTTGAGCTGTCGGACAGCAAAGTCCTGTTCCAGTTATTTAACATTTATGAACAGGAAGCCAAACGGGCACTTGAGGAAAAATTAATTTTTCCTGCTTATGATTATGTATTGAAATGTTCCCATACTTTTAACCAGCTGGATGCCAGAGGAGCCATCAGTGTGACCGAGCGGACCGGTTATATCGGGCGAGTGAGGCAGCTGGCCAGAGCGTGTGCCAAAGCTTATTATGCTGAGCGGGAACGCCTCGGCTTTCCTTTGTTAAAAGCTGAAGAGGACAAGGGGGATTTAGCATGAGCCAACAAGATGTGTTGCTAGAAATCGGACTGGAGGAGATTCCGGCCCGCTTTGTTGAAGAAGCAAGGCGACAATTAGAGGAACGTTTGTCGGAATGGTTTAACGAACAGCGCATTCCTTTCCGTGACAGCATGTCCTTCGCCACACCCCGCCGCTTAGCCGTACTGCTGAAGGGAGTTGCCGACAAACAGGAGGATCAAGTGGAAGTGGCCAAAGGTCCGGCCAAACAGATTGCCCTGGATGAACAAGGTAACTGGACCAAGGCAGCCCTCGGCTTCGCCCGTTCCCAAGGAGTTGAGCCGGAAGAACTTTATGTGGATACCTATAAAGGAACTGAGTATTTGTTTGTTAGAAAGCACATCAGCGGACAACCGACGAAAGAGTTGTTGCCGCTGATGAAACGCGTCATTGAAAGTATGACCTTTCCTAAAAATATGCGCTGGGGAAACCATGAGTTTACTTTTATACGCCCGATCCGGTGGATTGTGGCCATGTACGGCCAGGAAGTGATTCCCCTCGAGATCACCGGGGTCAAGAGCAGTAAACAGTCTCGGGGCCACCGGTTTTTAGCCGGTCAGGTCACCATTGAAGATCCTGCCCAGTACAGAGAAGTGATGAAGGCACACTATGTACTGGTAAATCCGGACGAAAGGAAAGCAACCATTTGCAAGCAGCTGCAGCGTTTGGAAGAAGAGCATGGCTGGCTGATTCCAATTGATCAAGATTTATTGGAAGAAGTCACCAATTTGGTTGAGTATCCAACGGCAATCTGGGGTACGTTTGATGAAGCTTTTCTAGACATTCCAGAAGATGTACTGATTACGTCCATGAAGGAACACCAGCGCTATTTTCCGGTGAAAAACAAGGAAGGCCGGCTCCTGCCATACTTTGTGACGGTTCGGAACGGACAAGCGGATACGGAAGGTATTGTGGTTAAGGGCAATGAGAAAGTGTTGAGGGCCCGCTTAGCCGATGCCCGCTTCTTCTATGAAGAAGATAAAAAATTGGAAATCTCGACCGCCCTGTCCCAACTGGAAAATGTTATCTTCCATGAGAAGCTGGGTTCCATAGGGGACAAAGTGCGGCGAGTCAAGACGCTGGCACTGGAAGTGGCAGCCATGTTAGAGTTTAAGGATCCGGTTAAAGCTAAAATCGGCCGGGCAGCAGATATCTGCAAATTTGATCTGGTCACTCAGATGGTCTATGAGTTTCCTGAATTGCAAGGGAAGATGGGAGAAGAGTATGCCAGACTTGCCGGTGAAGACGAACAAGTGGCTAAGGCCATTTTTGAGCACTATCTCCCACGCTCGAGCGGTGACCAACTTCCCCAAACCGATGTGGGTGCTGTTTTGGCCATAGCCGATAAGCTGGATTCTGTCGCCAGTTTCTTTGGTATTGGCATTGTTCCTTCCAGCTCCCAAGATCCCTATGGTTTGCGCCGCCAAGCGGCAGGCATCGTCTCCATTCTAGTCGATCGCAAATGGGCCCTGTCTTTGACAGCACTATTCGATTTGGCAGTCGGTATTTTGGAACAGCGCCAGCTTCTGGAACTTCCCCGGGACAAGGTGTTACAGGAGTTGTCTTCCTTCTTCAAGTTGCGGTTGAAGACCCGTATGCAAGAAGAAGGGTGGCGGTACGACATTGTTGAGGCGGTGTTGGAGGCGGATGACGACGCAGTCGTGGCTATGCTTGACAAAGTAAAAGCATTGTCTAGCGAAATGGAAAGAGAGACCTTTAAACCCAATGTTGAAGCGTTGACTAGAGTGACCAATATTGCCAAGAAGCTGGACCGGCCGCTCGAGGACGTCCAAACGGATTTGTTTGAGCAGGAAGAAGAGAGGGTGTTATATACCCGCTACTGCCAAGTGGAAGAACAAGTGAACCGCCTGGCCGAACAGGGAGATTGGCAAGGGGTGTTACAGGCCTTGTTTGAATTGAAAGATCCCATCGATCGTTATTTTGACCAGGTGCTGGTGATGGTGGAGGAAGACACGCTTCGCTACAACCGGCTCAATATGTTGGCTTCGATCGCCCGGTTGATTAATCGTTTTGCGGATTTTGGAAAATTGGTTTTTCCAACTCAAGCATAAGCTTCGGCTGGAAAATCAAAACCGGTTAGGCTTGTCCTAACCGGTTTTCAGCTCTTTTAAGATTTGCAGCATTTGTTCCAGATAAGTCCCTTGCAAAGGATCATCTTCATTTTCCCGCAGATGGAGAACAATAGGGGGAAGGTCATCACCCAATCGTTCGGCAAACTTCAATAGTTCTTGGATATGATCAGAACGGAAAGGAATGTTGTTGCTTCCTGGCGTGTCACCCCAGGACAGGCTGTCGCAAAGATGAATAAGCTGGACATGATCCCGGATCTCTTCATAAAACTCCAGCCAGTCTGCCGGTGCAGTTAAAATCTCTTCTTCAGTCGCTGCTGCAAATACACTGCGGGAACGTTTCATATACTGGAGCACGTTGGTTGAGATGCGTGCATGACCGGTGTGAAAGCACAAGCCAATCCCTGTTTTCTCCGCGATCTGTTTCAAATGGCGGGGAGTGCGCAAAGCAGGATATATTTTGGCTTGGCCTGGTTCAAAATAACAGGGGCCTCCCATAGGGACATTTTCAATCAACAGCTGGAGGTTATGCTTGTCAGCGACGGGTTTAATGAGTGCGCAGGTTTGGATAATGTTTTCCACCCACACTTCTTTGAAATCATACAGGGCTTTAAAATCGCCTGGCTTGGTTTCAAAGTACTCAAAAATCTCTCCCAATGCTACTGCTTTGGTTTCCAGAACAATAAACGGACGGGGATCTTGGAATGCTTGGGCCAGTGTATCCAAAAGACGGAACAGGTTTTCTAAGTCTACCGCTTGAAGTCCCAGATGAAACATTTGAGGCAGGCGAACGGCAACCGGGGTCACCTGGGTGATTTTCAGCATATCTTGTAGTTCATCGGTGGTATAATCCATATGTTTCAGCTCCAGTGTGACCCAGTGGATGCCTTTTTCGCGGATTTTCCGTAAGGCATGATAATCAAAGGGACTGAGGGCGCCCAGCTGCTCCTTAAATAACATGTCCATCACCTCTTTGTGGGGTTTCATCCTGTCCGGATAATATCCTGCGTTTGTATTATAGCTTAGTTTTACCTGGCTGTCTGAAACTAAGAATAGCAAGTGCTTTCTCAACATTGGTATAATTATTTATAATTACTATAGTTCAGGGAGGAAAGGACTTGAATCCTGCCTAGTGAACGGCTAGTATTATTTTTAGACGCAATGAAACCTGAAGGCGGATGATTTGATTTGGCCAAGAGTGAGCAGGGGTTGCCTGGAAAATAAAGGTGGTGAACAATCATAGAACTTACAGACCGTCAGGAAAAAATTATTCAGATTGTCAAAGATGAAGGCCCGATCACCGGGGAGAGCATCGCTGAAAAACTGAACGTGACCCGGGCCACGTTAAGGCCAGATTTAGCTATTTTGACCATGGCCGGGATTTTGGATGCCCGGCCCCGGGTTGGCTACTTTTACACAGGCAAAACGACGATGCAGGCGATTGGGGCAAGCATAAAAAATAAGAAAGTGAAAGATTATAAATCGATCCCTGTATTGGTCAAAGAAAACACATCCGTGTATGACGCCATATGCACCATGTTTTTGGAAGATGTAGGCACTCTGTTTGTGGTCAATGAGAACAATGACTTGGCCGGTGTGGTTTCCCGCAAAGACTTGTTGCGGACGGCCATCGGCAAGCATAATTTGGAGGACATTCCGGTCAGCATCATCATGACGCGCATGCCTAACATTATTTTAACCTATCCAGATGAAAGCTTGCATGAAGCAGCTTCAAAGCTGATCCGTTACCAGATTGATGCTCTGCCTGTGGTCAAACCGAAACAAAAGGCGGATAACAACCAGAAGGAGAACAAGTATGAAGTTGTAGGTCGCATCACTAAAACCACGATTACCCGAGCATATGTAGATTTAGGCAATGAGGAGCTATAGGGAGGTTATGATGAGTCAACGATCTGAAAAACCCAAAGTCTTTATTGTGTCAGACTCTGTAGGTGAGACAGCAGAACTAGTGACGAAAGCGGCCGCAAGCCAGTTTGACATGTCCCAAATTGAGTTGCGCCGCATTCCCTATGTGGATGACGTGGTGACCATTAACGAAGTGATCAGCATGGCCAAAGATACGGAATCCATTATTGTTTTTACCCTTGTGGTGCCTGAATTGAGGGAACATCTGCTCACTGAAGCGAAAAAGGCTAACATTAAGGCGATTGACATTATGGGCCCCATGATCGACGGATTGCAGCTCTTGTTTAAACAACCGCCCCGTTTCCGCCCAGGTATCATTCATCAACTGGATGAGGATTATTTCCGCAAAGTAGAGGCCATTGAATTTGCCGTTAAATATGATGACGGACGGGATCCCAGAGGATTGTTACGGGCAGATGTGATCTTGATCGGTGTCTCGCGCACATCCAAGACACCCCTTTCCATGTACCTGGCCCACAAACGGGTGAAAGCCGCCAATGTCCCCTTAGTGCCAGAGGTTGCTCCGCCCGAGGAATTATTTAAAGTGGATCCTGAAAAGTGTGTAGGTTTAACCATCATGCCTGAAAAGCTGATTGAAATTCGCTCGGAAAGGTTAAAAGCGTTGGGCTTGCAAGCTCAAGCCAGTTATGCTAACTTGGAGCGGATTAAAGCAGAGTTAGCCTATGCCCGGCAGGTGATGGATCAGATCGGCTGCCAAGTGATTGATGTTTCCAATAAAGCAGTGGAAGAAACGGCCAACATCATCCTTCAAAAATTGCGCAAGCCTTAAGAACCCTTGTGTTCTTCAGGCTTATTTTTTATAAATTTATCAAAAAGAAGGAATGTCAGCCGTTATGGAGAATAATAATGTGAAAGAGCAAGTGTGAAAACAAAAAATGAAAAAGTCAAGTTTTTTTTTAGGATAAGGTGGTTAAGATAATAAAAAAACAAAGTGTCAAGTTAAACTTTTCGACAGAATACGACAAAATTCGAATTATTAAAACATGTTTTTTGCGGAAGGAATTTTGATGTTTATGTAGAATAGGAAACTATGGCGAAAAATTGACAAGGTTACCGTTCTATTATGTATGGGGTTAAGGGTGTATGTATAAGCCAATCTCCGAAGTAACAATCCAGAACATTTTGCGGCAGGTTGATCTGGTTGAGTTAGCAGGTGAGTATGTCCAGCTTAAAAAAACCGGAAAGAATTTCATGGGTTTATGTCCCTTCCATTCAGAAAAAACACCTTCTTTTTCTGTTTCACCCGAAAAGCAAATATATCATTGTTTTGGATGTGGGGCGGGAGGCAACGCCATTACTTTTTTAATGGAAATTGAAGGTCTATCCTTTCTGGAAGCTGTCAGGAAGCTTGGGGAAAAAACAGGCATTCCTGTTCAAGCCGGTGATGACCTTCCAGTCCGGGATAAAGGCAAACAGGAAGAGAAAAAGTGGATGTTAACAGCCCACCGTTTGGTGGCACAACTGTATCATCATTTTCTGCTAGAGCGCAAGGAAGGTCAGGAAGCCCTCCATTACCTTAAACAAAGAGGCTTCCACGAGGAAACGATCAAGGTGTTTCAGATAGGTTATGCGCCGGATTCATGGGACTTTTTAACCCGCTTTTTGGCCAAACGCAATTTTCCTCTTCCGCTGATGGAGAAAGCTGGATTGTTAGTAAAAGAAGAAGGTGGTGATCGTTATTTTGACCGTTTTCGGGGGCGGGTGATGTTCCCTATCTGGGATAACCAGGGTCAAGTGGTCGGGTTTGGAGGACGCTTGATAGGAGAGGGTCACCCCAAATATTTAAATAGTCCGGAAACCCCTATTTTCCGCAAAAGCAGACAGCTGTTCAATTTTCATCGTGCCCGGCAGGAGATGCGCAAGCAGCAGACAGCAGTACTTTTTGAAGGGTACGGTGATGTTTTGTCCGCCTATCAAGCGGGTATATTATATGCGACAGCAACGCTGGGAACGGCCTTGTCCGAGGAGCAGGCGCGTATGTTGCGGCGCAATGCGGAAAAGGTGATCATTTGTTACGACGGAGATGAGGCTGGTATGAATGCTGCTGTCAAAGCGGCTGAGGAGCTCCATAAACAAGGGTGTTTGGTGAAAGTGGCTGTTGTGCCGGATGAGCAGGATCCAGATGAGTATATCCAAAAATATGGCAAAGAGGCGTTTCAACGCCATATCCTTGATGAAGCCCAGTCCTTGACCGCGTTCCAGCTAAACCGGTTGAAAAAAGGACGGCGGCTTGCAGATGATGTGGAGCGCTTGGCCTATATTCAGGATGCCTTGCGCGTCATCAGCCGCTTAAACCGGGCAGTGGAACGGGACCATTACTTGCGCCAGCTGGCCGAGGAATTCTCCCTGTCCCTTGATGCTTTAAAAAGGGAACAGTACAAATTGTATAAGCTAGAGCAGAGACAAAACGAACAGCGACAATCGCCCTTTGAAGGGGTACAAAAAGCAAGTGCCTTGCCTGCCGCGTCCAAGTTGCAACCAGCCTATGTTAACGCTGAACGCATGTTGCTTGCCTATATGCTGCACAGCGAAGAAATTGCCAAAGAAGTGGAAAAGGTTGTTGGCAGCCAATTTAACCAGGAAGAACATCAGCGGCTGGCCGCCTATCTATATGCTTTCTATGCAGAAGGCCATAAAGCTGATGTCCGTTTGTTTATATCAACCTTGGATGACCAAGAGCTGATCCGTCTGGCCGGCCAGCTCGCGGCCATGACGATAAATCCTGAACTATCCCCTAAACAATTGCAGGATTATGTTCAACAGATATTGAAATATCCATATCTTAAACAGATAGAGCAAAAAGAAAAGGAGAAGAACAAAGCGGAGCGGCAAGGCAATGTCATTGAAGCCGCCCGTATTGCAATGGAGATTATTGAAATGAAAAAACAGCTCAAGCACCTTTCAACTTTACATGATCCCCATACTTCATGGAAGGAGGGAG
This DNA window, taken from Caldalkalibacillus thermarum, encodes the following:
- a CDS encoding diacylglycerol kinase family protein; the protein is MPQAKQTKRLSQSFKYAFQGIAYVLASQRNMKIHFAAAVVILILSFGLDVSASQFIWVIFSIFFVLCMETLNTAIERTVDLVTTDYHPLAKLAKDIAAGVVLFATLFAVVTGLVVFTEPLLSIAEIQLPFPIEHMIIVLILCFLAAVFLFSIGQGRRKVRKAGKKDG
- a CDS encoding YqzL family protein; the protein is MRQFSWNVFAATGNIEAYLLYKEYELFNKRQDQNSKLLPEDKTDEEAKLM
- the glyQ gene encoding glycine--tRNA ligase subunit alpha codes for the protein MNVQDMILTLQQFWGKHNCIIAQPYDVEKGAGTMNPMTFLRCIGPEPWNVAYVEPSRRPVDGRYGENPNRLYQHHQFQVIMKPSPDHIQELYLDSLKALGIEPAQHDIRFVEDNWEAPTLAASGLGWEVWLDGMEITQFTYFQQIGGLEAKPVSVEITYGLERLASYLQDKENVFDLEWVNGITYRDIFLQPEYEHSKYTFELSDSKVLFQLFNIYEQEAKRALEEKLIFPAYDYVLKCSHTFNQLDARGAISVTERTGYIGRVRQLARACAKAYYAERERLGFPLLKAEEDKGDLA
- the glyS gene encoding glycine--tRNA ligase subunit beta encodes the protein MSQQDVLLEIGLEEIPARFVEEARRQLEERLSEWFNEQRIPFRDSMSFATPRRLAVLLKGVADKQEDQVEVAKGPAKQIALDEQGNWTKAALGFARSQGVEPEELYVDTYKGTEYLFVRKHISGQPTKELLPLMKRVIESMTFPKNMRWGNHEFTFIRPIRWIVAMYGQEVIPLEITGVKSSKQSRGHRFLAGQVTIEDPAQYREVMKAHYVLVNPDERKATICKQLQRLEEEHGWLIPIDQDLLEEVTNLVEYPTAIWGTFDEAFLDIPEDVLITSMKEHQRYFPVKNKEGRLLPYFVTVRNGQADTEGIVVKGNEKVLRARLADARFFYEEDKKLEISTALSQLENVIFHEKLGSIGDKVRRVKTLALEVAAMLEFKDPVKAKIGRAADICKFDLVTQMVYEFPELQGKMGEEYARLAGEDEQVAKAIFEHYLPRSSGDQLPQTDVGAVLAIADKLDSVASFFGIGIVPSSSQDPYGLRRQAAGIVSILVDRKWALSLTALFDLAVGILEQRQLLELPRDKVLQELSSFFKLRLKTRMQEEGWRYDIVEAVLEADDDAVVAMLDKVKALSSEMERETFKPNVEALTRVTNIAKKLDRPLEDVQTDLFEQEEERVLYTRYCQVEEQVNRLAEQGDWQGVLQALFELKDPIDRYFDQVLVMVEEDTLRYNRLNMLASIARLINRFADFGKLVFPTQA
- a CDS encoding helix-turn-helix transcriptional regulator, whose translation is MELTDRQEKIIQIVKDEGPITGESIAEKLNVTRATLRPDLAILTMAGILDARPRVGYFYTGKTTMQAIGASIKNKKVKDYKSIPVLVKENTSVYDAICTMFLEDVGTLFVVNENNDLAGVVSRKDLLRTAIGKHNLEDIPVSIIMTRMPNIILTYPDESLHEAASKLIRYQIDALPVVKPKQKADNNQKENKYEVVGRITKTTITRAYVDLGNEEL
- the dnaG gene encoding DNA primase yields the protein MYKPISEVTIQNILRQVDLVELAGEYVQLKKTGKNFMGLCPFHSEKTPSFSVSPEKQIYHCFGCGAGGNAITFLMEIEGLSFLEAVRKLGEKTGIPVQAGDDLPVRDKGKQEEKKWMLTAHRLVAQLYHHFLLERKEGQEALHYLKQRGFHEETIKVFQIGYAPDSWDFLTRFLAKRNFPLPLMEKAGLLVKEEGGDRYFDRFRGRVMFPIWDNQGQVVGFGGRLIGEGHPKYLNSPETPIFRKSRQLFNFHRARQEMRKQQTAVLFEGYGDVLSAYQAGILYATATLGTALSEEQARMLRRNAEKVIICYDGDEAGMNAAVKAAEELHKQGCLVKVAVVPDEQDPDEYIQKYGKEAFQRHILDEAQSLTAFQLNRLKKGRRLADDVERLAYIQDALRVISRLNRAVERDHYLRQLAEEFSLSLDALKREQYKLYKLEQRQNEQRQSPFEGVQKASALPAASKLQPAYVNAERMLLAYMLHSEEIAKEVEKVVGSQFNQEEHQRLAAYLYAFYAEGHKADVRLFISTLDDQELIRLAGQLAAMTINPELSPKQLQDYVQQILKYPYLKQIEQKEKEKNKAERQGNVIEAARIAMEIIEMKKQLKHLSTLHDPHTSWKEGE
- a CDS encoding pyruvate, water dikinase regulatory protein yields the protein MSQRSEKPKVFIVSDSVGETAELVTKAAASQFDMSQIELRRIPYVDDVVTINEVISMAKDTESIIVFTLVVPELREHLLTEAKKANIKAIDIMGPMIDGLQLLFKQPPRFRPGIIHQLDEDYFRKVEAIEFAVKYDDGRDPRGLLRADVILIGVSRTSKTPLSMYLAHKRVKAANVPLVPEVAPPEELFKVDPEKCVGLTIMPEKLIEIRSERLKALGLQAQASYANLERIKAELAYARQVMDQIGCQVIDVSNKAVEETANIILQKLRKP
- the recO gene encoding DNA repair protein RecO gives rise to the protein MLLKTEGIVIRSKDYGEANKIITLYTKNYGKLSLMARGAKKPKSRLSSISQLFTYGHYLFFRGSPRTMGTLSQGERLDSFRGLRQDLAKTAYAAYVAELVDKLIDEEEQPHSLFSLLLTILKFLDEGKDPEILARLFELKILVMAGYKPEVDRCVVCHSVKGPFAFSVKEGGFLCQRCHHADPQALRPKDNTLKLMRFLYHFDPSRLGEINVKPETKAELRHVMWLFMDHHTPLRLKSRHFLEQMGQFWK
- a CDS encoding cytidine deaminase, coding for MDKGQLIAQARAARQKAYAPYSGFPVGAALLTASGKVVWGCNIENASYGLTNCAERTAVFKAVSEAEKEADRTFLAIAVIADTDRPVAPCGACRQVLAEFCKPDMPVYLANVKGEQLETTVGELLPNYFSQLDLQKK
- the ybeY gene encoding rRNA maturation RNase YbeY; translated protein: MIKVQIQDNHALLEEQHVRLLEELIATAARILNLGEGEVSVTLVNDEEIRELNRQYRNKDRPTDVLSFPMYEAEEWPHVLKTGEYLMLGDIIISVPRARAQAEELGHSFERELGFLLVHGLLHLVGYDHQDEESAQRMFQKQEDILSAHRLFR
- the era gene encoding GTPase Era gives rise to the protein MSEGTFRSGFVALIGRPNVGKSTLMNQIIGHKVAIMSDKPQTTRNKIQGIYTSAEGQIIFVDTPGIHKPRTKLGDYMVNVAQNTLREVDLILFLVDAKEGLGPGDQWIINHLKDVSTPVFLVINKIDLVHPDELLPLITRYVELYDFKEVIPVSALQGNNVSRLMEQIFRYLPEGPQYYPSDQVTDHPERFIVAELIREKVLQLTHEEIPHSIAVDIEEMKQRDGRGTVFISAVIYTERDSQKKIVIGKQGRMLKEIGTRARQEIEALLGSKIYLDLWVKVKKDWRNKMSQLRLFGYHEREYS